A genomic window from Anoplolepis gracilipes chromosome 6, ASM4749672v1, whole genome shotgun sequence includes:
- the Nf1 gene encoding neurofibromin isoform X6 — translation MLQRVNELTPNTSGQRPFHTMDQDRQESIIIVLDTLEKCLANTPKDTTKFEEAMNVKLLLREICQFIGIPSDSPQTKMIKDLASKVLFALSLNFFNAVFNRISARLQELSNSGDENPDCSDIELMQYINVDVHRLTRLLNETIQKVRQLKKSAHLVLMNSLEKAIWNWMDTYPQEFADLQKQPNEDLSRACEELFDILDTFVDKKSRAAAVWPLQMMLLVLSPKVLEEIVNADSGPPGSPRYSKKKQFIDTVKRSLRMHGSSSSRQLSEAAAVTCVKLTKAATYINNAESKNNVILILVQQLMDDLMTLLFHPTKPFSRGQNYNAQDVDLMIDSFVSCFRINPHNNDVFKFCLNVNYSSTYQFVLVSSLYKIFTQPRLPWWPDISLVSSYGTELRNMFTDTLNKVTQNCMWYTPLRMIHNFALKPKDEMVTSKNLLLVMVRLIHVDPMLMLHSYGTAGHEIQRSTLELINGLVSLVHQPTMPDIAHEAMEALLVLHHPDKVKAWNPEAPFDTFWDISSQVVFSISQKLIQHQIFNYTTILKWLREILSCRNAFLSQNKDYANVGSQIAISKQAHIKLEVVCLTYLWSIDMEAVLVSMSCFALLCEEAEILCGSDEVAVTCLLPNYQLYLELAQASTVLISAHGESRLCYQEHNHGRATLQKRILSLLRKIEHCVNGVQPAWEETFRNWEATSRQLSNYPKTKTEDAQVESFCRSTVKRRAAHQNSEHEVEEQINEWANMTGFLCALGGVCLQRRSPSRPPYSILPFNSESKKSSTKQQETSSGLTNPSQESHCTVTQFVFNLLRLLICNNEKLGNQIQKHVKELVAHEMSPALYPILFDQIKNIVEKFFDPRGQVVVSDLNTQFIEHTIFIMKNILDSKTDQPSEYLGMTSIEGMMLAIVRYVRHLDMTVHSICIKTKLCQLVEAMMKRRDDLAFRQELKFRNKLVEYLTEWVMCAPPFSSTIANDITAYTRDLDQACMEAVGALLRGLPLQPEDSDRVDLMEAKSELFSKYFMLFMNLINYCNEPSSSEDKDVVPRQSPTLATSKLATLRNTTIQAMSNLLSANIDSGLRHSIHLGYNADLQTRAAFMEVLTKILQQGTEFDTLAETVLADRYEQLVQLVTMISDKGELPIAMALANVVTTNQMDELARVFVTLFDAKHLLSPLLWNMLYREVELTDCIQTLFRGNTLGSKIMSFCFKIYGASYLQGLLEPLIKPLLDEPTISFEVDSARIDPSEDIKQNGSNLIALTQKVFDAIVSSADTFPPQLRSMCHCLYQVLCKRFPQSPQNNIVAVGTVIFLRFINPAIVSPQEMGIVNKPVPPQVKRGLMLMSKILQNIANHIEFSKEQHMLPFNDFLRAHFEIGRRFIIQIASDCETVDQTSHPMSFVSDANVLALHRLLWNHQEKIGDYLSSSRDHKAVGRRPFDKMATLLAYLGPPEHKPVDSHSLFSSSYVRMSRWASKDMSSTNFEEIMMKHNMHEREDFKSIQSMNIFYQAGTSKQSYPVFYYIARRFKLGETNGDLLIYHVILTLKPFYHSPYDVVVDLTHTCSDNRFRTEFLQKWFYVLPEAAYENLHAVYIYNCNTWVREYTKYHDSILAPLKGNRKMVFIDGQGKLNDAIDIEQQKLPGATLSLDEDLKVFTGVLKLSHKEMKVSVKLGPTTLQITHTDRSKVLSQYVLLNDVYYASEIEEVCLLDDNQFTLTISNEAGPLTFAHNDCDNIVQAIIHIRNRWVLSQPDSMSVHSKIRPKDVPGTLLNMALLNLGSPDPNLRTAAYNHLCALTATFGLRIEGQLLETSGICIPSNNTIFIKHLSETLAANDPHLTLEFLKECIQGFRESTIELKHLCLEYMTPWLSNLVRFYKPHDEGGKRQKQVTEILDDLITLTVQEIEMYPSIQAKIWSTIGMLPELIDVVLDIFLQRSARYGLGSPMAEIMADTAVALASGNVQLVAKKLISKVCRIVDKTCMSPTSQLEQHIMWSDIAILARYLLMLSFNNCLDVGKHLPYIFHTVTLLVCSGSLTMRASTHGLVINSIHSLCTCSSPSFSEDTHRILRMSLDEFSLPKFYLLFGISKVKSAAGTAFYKHPKSSCKHTNEKWLNNERNVSGTQDKERLYLTSLEVITDALLEIMEACMRDIPKCDWLKTWTLLAKNFAFCLNPALQPRALIVFGCISKSITDQDMWQLLKILVKALESFNDINLMEAIVMCLTRLQPLLRPKSPIHRYLFWIATSVLELDEASLYASGLALLEQNLHTLDSQGTFDEKTLEHVMMLTREPLECQFKQLDHTVGLSFKSNFHFALVGHLLKGYRHPTPTTVTRTVRVLTMLLAIVAKPSKRDKFEVTPESVPYLTALVAVSEEVRSRCHIRHSLDKNLHESSGSSDILDTLPSRSADISGAPNPTSRRQKTWDLLDQSALTQARQQKQQSAQASLCLLSRCVPACACPDCVKHDATCVTNKTGRLLFKSQRSLSVPNAKDDKPTDDAEQQKDRSTRVSLSNENNVLLDPEVLTDFSTQTLVLTMLATLVKYSTSENETRILYEYLAEATMVFPKVFPVVHNLLDAKINSVLCSCHDQAILNAVQTIIQNMIASEDTSQQHHLQHLQSCGFRGLWRFAGPYTNSNCTPESAELFVNCLEAMIEMSLLIVQEPNKETTVGKGKRQSESALKPRPSTVGLIQEHYRTSPEIDASCVHVDHNIDGKRDDSMDASQTEDVGDGSQP, via the exons ATGCTGCAACGCGTCAACGAGCTGACACCTAACACGAGCGGTCAGCGACCGTTCCATACCATGGACCAGGATCGGCAAGAGTCTATCATCATCGTCCTGGACACGTTGGAGAAATGTCTGGCGAACACACCAAAGGATACGACAAAATTCGAGGAGGCCATGAACGTGAAACTATTGCTCCGAGAAATATGCCAGTTTATAG GAATACCGTCAGACAGTCCACAGACGAAAATGATTAAGGATCTAGCAAGCAAGGTGCTGTTTGCTCTAAGTTTAAATTTCTTCAATGCGGTCTTCAATCGGATATCGGCTAGGCTTCAGGAACTGTCAAACAGCGGGGACGAGAATCCAGATTGCAGCGACATCGAGCTAATGCAATATATCAATGTCGACGTTCACAGACTGACCAGACTTCTGAATG AAACGATACAGAAAGTCCGGCAACTCAAAAAGTCGGCGCATCTCGTGCTCATGAATTCCCTGGAAAAGGCGATTTGGAATTGGATGGACACTTATCCGCAAGAATTTGCCGATCTGCAAAAGCAACCTAACGAGGATCTCAGTAGGGCATGCGAGGAGCTGTTTGACATTCTCGACACGTTCGTCGACAAGAAGAGCCGCGCTGCGGCGGTTTGGCCATTACAGATGATGCTGCTGGTACTCTCTCCCAAGGTTCTGGAGGAGATCGTGAACGCCGACTCCGGGCCGCCCGGTTCGCCTCGGTACTCGAAGAAGAAACAGTTTATCGATACCGTAAAGCGCAGCTTAAGAATGCACGGCAGCTCTTCTAGCCGACAGCTGTCCGAGGCCGCGGCAGTCACTTGCGTCAAGCTCACCAAAGCGGCCACGTATATCAATAACGCGGAATCGAAAAATAACGTCATTCTAATTTTGGTACAGCAATTAATGGATGATCTGATGACACTTCTCTTTCATCCCACGAAACCATTCTCCCGTGGACAGAATTATAACGCGCAAGATGTCGATCTGATGATCGATTCCTTCGTTAGCTGCTTCCGTATTAATCCACATAACAACGATGTGTTTAAGTTTTGTCTAAATGTCAACTATTCATCGACATACCAGTTCGTCTTGGTCAGCTCATTATACAA AATCTTTACGCAGCCAAGATTGCCATGGTGGCCAGACATCAGTCTCGTATCTTCGTATGGCACGGAACTCAGGAACATGTTCACCGACACTCTGAACAAAGTGACGCAAAACTGCATGTGGTATACACCACTGCGCATGATTCACAACTTTGCTCTTAAACCTAAAGACGAGATGGTTACCTCCAAGAATCTGTTGTTGGTGATGGTGCGACTCATTCATGTCGATCCCATGTTAATGTTGCAT AGTTATGGCACAGCTGGTCACGAAATACAGAGGTCGACTTTAGAGTTGATTAATGGGCTCGTCTCGTTGGTCCATCAACCCACGATGCCGGACATTGCCCATGAAGCGATGGAGGCTCTGCTAGTGTTGCATCACCCAGACAAAGTTAAAGCGTGGAATCCCGAAGCGCCGTTCGATACTTTCTGGGACATCAGTTCACAGGTTGTCTTCTCAATCTCGCAGAAATTGATTCAACATCAAATCTTCAATTACACGACTATACTCAAGTGGCTTCGCGAGATATTGAGCTGCAGAAACGCCTTTCTTTCTCAGAATAAGGATTACGCAAACGTAGGCAGCCAGATCGCGATTAGCAAACAGGCGCATATTAAACTtgag GTCGTTTGCTTAACGTATTTATGGAGTATAGACATGGAAGCTGTTTTAGTATCAATGTCTTGTTTCGCATTACTATGTGAGGAAGCTGAAATTCTTTGTGGCAGCGATGAGGTAGCAGTGACTTGTCTACTTCCAAATTATCAGTTGTATTTAGAATTGGCACAAGCTTCGACTGTACTCATCTCTG CCCACGGGGAGAGTAGGCTATGTTATCAGGAACATAATCACG GACGTGCCACATTACAAAAAAGAATACTATCTTTATTAAGAAAGATAGAACATTGCGTGAATGGTGTACAAcct GCTTGGGAGGAGACATTTAGAAATTGGGAAGCCACCTCGCGGCAATTGTCCAATTATCCCAAGACCAAGACTGAGGACGCGCAAGTCGAATCATTTTGTCGCAGCACTGTGAAACGAAGGGCAGCGCATCAGAATTCAGAGCACGAAGTGGAGGAGCAAATTAACGAGTGGGCCAATATGACAGGATTCCTTTGCGCTTTGGGGGGAGTGTGCTTGCAACGTCGTTCGCCAAGTAGACCGCCCTATAGTATACTCCCCTTCAATTCCGAGTCTAAAAAGAGCTCGACGAAACAACAGGAGACTAGCTCCGGTTTAACGAATCCTAGTCAAGAATCGCATTGTACGGTTACGCAATTTGTGTTCAACTTGTTACGATTATTGATTTGCAATAATGAGAAACTTGGCAATCAGATACAGAAGCACGTAAAGGAATTGGTCGCGCACGAAATGAGTCCTGCCTTGTATCCGATATTGTTTGatcagataaaaaatattgtcgaaAAGTTCTTTGATCCACGTGGACAGGTGGTGGTATCGGATTTGAATACGCAATTTATCGAAcacactatatttataatgaaaaatattctggACTCGAAGACGGATCAACCTTCAGAATATCTTGGAATGACCAGCATCGAAGGCATGATGTTGGCGATCGTTAGATATGTCAGGCATCTAGACATGACGGTGCATTCGATTTGCATCAAAACCAAATTGTGTCAGCTAGTCGAAGCTATGATGAAGAGACGGGATGATTTGGCGTTTAGGCAAGAGTTGAAATTTCGCAACAAATTGGTTGAATATTTGACCGAGTGGGTGATGTGCGCGCCCCCCTTTTCCTCGACAATTGCCAACGATATCACAGCTTATACTAg GGATTTGGATCAAGCTTGCATGGAAGCAGTAGGAGCATTATTGCGTGGACTACCTCTTCAGCCTGAAGATTCCGACCGTGTCGACCTGATGGAAGCAAAGTCtgaattattttcgaaatatttcatgctctttatgaatttaataaattactgcaACGAACCGTCATCGTCGGAGGACAAAGATGTCGTGCCTCGACAATCGCCTACTTTAGCGACTAGCAAGTTAGCTACTTTGCGCAACACTACCATTCAAGCCATGAGTAATCTGCTCAGTGCGAATATAGACAGTGGTTTAAGGCACTCGATAC atTTAGGTTACAACGCAGATCTCCAAACGCGTGCCGCGTTTATGGAAGTGCTGACTAAAATACTTCAGCAGGGAACGGAGTTTGATACTCTTGCAGAGACCGTTCTAGCGGACAGATACGAACAATTGGTTCAACTCGTTACAATGATCAGTGATAAGGGCGAACTACCTATCGCCATGGCATTGGCTAACGTAGTGACAACGAATCAAATGGACGAGCTGGCGCGTGTCTTTGTGACACTATTTGATGCAAAGCACTTATTGTCGCCTTTATTATGGAACATGCTCTATCGAGAAGTTGAGCTAACCGATTGTATACAGACTctctttcgcggtaatacTCTGGGAAGTAAGATTATGTCGttctgttttaaaatttacggaGCCAGCTATTTGCAAGGTCTTCTCGAGCCTCTCATCAAACCTTTGCTGGATGAGCCAACAATTAGTTTCGAAGTAGATAGCGCGAGGATTGATCCCAGTGAAGACATCAAACAAAACGGTAGCAATTTAATTGCATTGACACAAAAGGTGTTTGATGCTATAGTATCATCGGCAGATAC GTTTCCTCCGCAGCTGCGCTCGATGTGTCACTGCCTGTATCAAGTATTGTGCAAAAGATTTCCACAGTCACCGCAAAACAACATTGTGGCTGTAGGGACGGTGATATTTCTGCGTTTCATCAATCCTGCCATTGTCTCGCCTCAAGAGATGGGTATCGTGAATAAGCCGGTACCGCCGCAAGTAAAACGAGGTCTTATGCTTATGTCGAAGATACTGCAGAACATTGCCAATCACATAGAGTTCAGCAAGGAACAACACATGCTGCCGTTCAACGACTTTCTGCGAGCGCACTTTGAAATCGGTCGACGATTCATTATACAAATAGCGTCGGATTGCGAAACAGTCGATCAGACCAGCCATCCTATGTCGTTTGTATCGGACGCCAATGTCTTAGCTCTTCACAGGTTGTTGTGGAATCATCAGGAAAAAATCGGCGATTATCTCAGCAGCAGCAGAGACCACAAAGCTGTCGGAAGGAGACCCTTTGATAAGATGGCGACATTATTAGCATATCTTGGTCCACCTGAGCATAAACCAGTGGATTCCCA CTCACTCTTTTCCTCTTCCTACGTTCGTATGTCTCGATGGGCGAGCAAAGATATGTCATCGACCAATTTCGAAGAAATCATGATGAAACATAATATGCATGAAAGAGAAGACTTTAAGAGCATCCAGAGTATGAATATCTTTTACCAAGCAGGCACTAGTAAGCAGAGTTATCCAGTGTTTTACTACATTGCACGTCGATTCAA ACTTGGCGAAACAAACGGTGACTTGCTGATATATCATGTAATTTTGACTCTAAAACCATTCTATCATTCTCCATACGACGTGGTTGTCGACCTCACTCATACGTGTTCGGATAATCGGTTTAGAAcagaatttttgcaaaaatggtTCTATGTTCTGCCAGAAGCAGCCTACGAAAACCTTCATGCggtatatatttacaactgTAATACCTGGGTACGCGAATACACAAAGTATCACGATAGCATTCTGGCGCCGTTGAAAGGTAATCGAAAGATGGTCTTTATCGACGGTCAAGGAAAATTGAACGACGCGATCGACATCGAACAACAGAAATTACCCGGGGCAACATTGTCCTTGGACGAGGACTTGAAGGTATTTACCGGTGTCTTGAAATTATCTCACAAGGAAATGAAGGTATCCGTGAAGCTCGGACCGACAACCTTGCAAATAACTCACACAGACAGATCCAAAGTGTTGTCGCAATACGTTCTTTTAAACGACGTGTATTACGCATCTGAAATAGAGGAGGTTTGCCTGTTGGACGACAATCAATTCACGCTAACCATCTCCAACGAGGCTGGGCCGTTGACCTTTGCCCACAATGATTGCGATAACATCGTACAGGCTATAATTCACATCAGGAATCGCTGGGTATTGTCACAACCGGACTCCATGTCCGTTCATTCGAAAATCAGGCCTAAAGACGTGCCCGGTACCTTGTTGAACATGGCCTTACTGAATCTCGGTAGCCCGGACCCGAATCTTCGGACTGCAGCCTACAATCATCTATGCGCACTTACGGCAACATTCGGCTTAAGAATAGAAGGTCAACTGTTAGAGACATCCGGTATATGCATACCGTCAAACAACACTATATTCATTAAGCATCTGAGCGAGACTTTGGCGGCGAACGATCCGCATCTCACGCTCGAATTTCTCAAAGAGTGCATACAAGGCTTCAGGGAATCGACTATTGAACTAAAGCATTTATGTCTCGAATATATGACGCCGTGGTTGAGCAATCTCGTGCGATTCTACAAGCCTCACGACGAGGGCGGCAAGCGGCAGAAACAGGTTACCGAAATTCTCGATGATTTAATTACGTTGACCGTCCAGGAGATTGAAATGTATCCGAGCATACAAGCCAAGATTTGGAGCACGATTGGCATGCTGCCAGAACTGATAGACGTTGTCCTCGATATTTTTCTGCAACGTAGCGCGCGATACGGTTTAGGTTCACCGATGGCCGAGATTATGGCGGATACCGCGGTCGCCCTAGCGTCCGGTAATGTGCAACTAGTAGCCAAAAAACTAATTAGCAAGGTATGCCGAATAGTGGACAAGACTTGTATGTCACCGACATCTCAACTGGAACAGCATATAATGTGGAGCGATATAGCAATTCTCGCGAGGTATCTTCTGATGCTGTCCTTTAATAATTGTCTGGACGTAGGGAAACATTTGCCGTATATCTTTCACACAGTGACGTTGCTCGTGTGCTCCGGCAGTTTGACCATGCGAGCGTCCACTCATGGTCTGGTGATCAATAGCATTCACTCGTTGTGCACGTGCAGTTCGCCCTCGTTCTCCGAAGATACACACAGGATACTGCGGATGAGTTTAGATGAGTTTTCATTGCCCAAGTTTTATCTGCTGTTTGGCATTAGCAAGGTGAAATCCGCCGCTGGCACGGCCTTCTACAAACATCCAAAATCTAGCTGCAAACACACCAACGAAAAATGGCTCAACAATGAGCGAAATGTGTCCGGGACACAAGACAAGGAGAGACTCTATTTGACTAGCTTGGAAGTAATAACCGATGCTCTTCTGGAAATTATGGAGGCTTGTATGCGGGACATTCCCAAGTGCGATTGGTTAAAAACATGGACTCTATTAGCGAAGAACTTTGCCTTCTGCCTTAATCCAGCTCTACAACCAAGGGCGCTCATCGTTTTCGGCTGTATCAGCAAGAGTATAACGGATCAGGATATGTGGCAATTACTAAAGATACTCGTGAAAGCGCTCGAGAGTTTTAACGATATCAATCTCATGGAGGCCATCGTTATGTGTTTGACGCGATTGCAACCTCTTCTGAGACCT AAATCGCCAATACATAGGTACTTGTTCTGGATCGCCACGTCCGTTCTCGAGTTGGACGAAGCGTCGTTATATGCATCCGGCCTGGCTCTTCTTGAGCAGAATCTACACACGCTCGACTCGCAGGGCACTTTCGACGAGAAG ACATTGGAACACGTGATGATGTTGACACGCGAACCTTTGGAATGCCAATTTAAACAACTGGATCACACTGTGGGTCTGTcctttaaatctaattttcatTTTGCGCTGGTCGGACATCTTCTAAAGGGCTACAGGCATCCCACGCCTACCACGGTTACCAGAACTGTCAGGGTGTTGACTATGTTGTTGGCGATTGTGGCAAAACCCTCGAAAAGGGATAAATTCGAAGTGACACCTGAAAGCGTTCCTTACTTGACCG CGTTGGTGGCTGTATCGGAGGAAGTGCGTAGCAGATGTCACATTCGACATTCGctcgataaaaatttacacgaGTCATCAGGCAGTTCAGACATTCTCGATACCTTGCCGTCTCGCAGTGCG GATATATCTGGAGCGCCCAATCCTACAAGTAGAAGGCAAAAGACTTGGGATTTGCTGGATCAATCGGCACTTACTCAAGCGAGACAGCAAAAACAACAGTCCGCGCag GCATCTCTCTGTTTACTCTCTCGGTGTGTGCCCGCCTGTGCCTGCCCGGATTGTGTAAAACACGATGCAACTTGTGTCACTAACAAGACTGGCCggcttttatttaaatcgcaGCGATCCTTGAGCGTACCGAACGCAAAGGACGACAAGCCGACGGACGATGCGGAACAGCAG AAAGATCGTAGCACTAGAGTGAGCCTGAGCAACGAAAATAACGTCTTACTCGACCCAGAAGTGTTGACCGATTTTTCGACGCAGACTCTGGTTCTGACCATGTTGGCCACTTTGGTAAAATACTCCACCAGTGAAAATGAAACGCGGATCTTGTACGAATACCTGGCGGAAGCGACTATGGTTTTTCCAAAAGTCTTTCCAGTTGT ACACAATTTACTCGACGCAAAGATCAACAGCGTATTGTGCTCTTGTCATGATCAAGCGATATTGAACGCAGTTCAAACCATCATACAAAACATGATAGCTAGTGAAGATACGAGCCAACAACATCATTTACAGCATTTGCAAAGCTGCGGTTTCCGTGGTCTATGGAGGTTCGCGGGACCTTACACGAAC tcCAACTGTACGCCCGAAAGTGCCGAATTGTTTGTAAATTGTCTAGAGGCAATGATAGAAATGAGTTTGTTGATAGTGCAAGAACCGAATAAAGAAACGACTGTAGGAAAAGGTAAACGTCAGTCAGAATCTGCGTTGAAACCAAGGCCGTCTACCGTTGGACTTATCCAAGAACACTATCGTACGTCACCGGAGATTGACGCTTCCTGCGTTCACGTAGA TCATAATATCGATGGTAAACGAGATGACTCGATGGATGCTAGTCAAACGGAAGATGTGGGTGACGGTTCGCAACCTTAG